A single Neoarius graeffei isolate fNeoGra1 chromosome 23, fNeoGra1.pri, whole genome shotgun sequence DNA region contains:
- the exoc3 gene encoding exocyst complex component 3 isoform X2 encodes MEETNREAVATAVQRVAGMLQRSDQLDKVEQYRRREARKKASVEARLKAAIQSQLDGVRTGLTQLHNALCDVKDIQNSLADVSKDWRQSINTIENLKDVKEAVVQHSQLASAVENLKNIFSVPEIVQETRELIERGELLQAHRRLMDLECTRDNLLYEQHRLDSRSAPEPGLIGAYFGEVQGLSDELAKQLWLVLQRALVTVRRDPTMLVSAVRIIEREERVDRRMLERNRQTSFLPPGRPKRWKNRMSEVLEGTVSGRIESAQAETRQSDKMWLVRLLEITRRYVLDDLLIVKNLVVQCFPPHYDTFHLFLDLYHRAVSARVQELADDELEPNEIVSLLTWVLNTYKSVEMMGHPDLSPECDAKQLEPLLPEDVVNKLLSQYLATFTSNITGWLRKALETDKKDWQKETEPEADQDGYYQTTLPAIVFQMFEQNLQVAAQINETFKEQVLTRCLRQMNSFLVRYRDEAIAYKEEHLKDRQLPQCYVQYMIAIINNCQTFRESINSLKRKYSQATEPNQNDAAIEKTLNDVAKEGCQFLLDEVFLDLENHLNELMTRKWLTGSHAVDTICVTVEDYFNDFAKIKKPYNQEMTTEAHRRVVVEYLKAVMQKRITFKNADERKEGAERMIKEADQFSFLFKKLSAGDDTDWLCGSISAIAEVFKLTDPTLLFLEVSTLVSKYPDIREEHIVALLAVRGDANRDTRQMIIETLNQSKPSISPNALSLFREITVPTITAMTAMAVPKLLK; translated from the exons ATGGAGGAGACGAACAGAGAGGCCGTAGCTACGGCCGTGCAGAGGGTGGCCGGGATGCTGCAGCGCTCCGACCAGCTGGACAAAGTGGAGCAGTACAGACGCAGAGAGGCGCGTAAGAAGGCGTCTGTAGAGGCCAGACTCAAG GCCGCCATCCAGTCTCAGCTGGACGGAGTACGTACAGGCCTCACGCAGCTGCACAACGCTCTGTGTGACGTCAAGGACATCCAGAACTCGCTGGCTGACGTCAGTAAGGACTGGAGGCAGAGCATCAACACCATCGAGAACCTGAAGGACGTCAAGGAGGCCGTGGTGCAGCACAGTCAGCTAGCGTCCGCAGTGGAGAACCTCAAGAACATCTTCTCAG TGCCAGAGATCGTGCAGGAGACACGTGAGCTGATTGAACGTGGCGAGCTGCTGCAGGCGCACCGTCGGCTCATGGATCTCGAGTGCACGCGTGACAACCTGCTGTACGAGCAGCACCGGCTGGACAGCAGGAGCGCGCCCGAGCCGGGTCTCATCGGAGCCTACTTCGGCGAGGTTCAGGGTCTCTCTGATGAGCTCGCCAAGCAGCTGTGGCTGGTCCTGCAGCGTGCTCTGGTCACCGTCCGGCGCGACCCGACCATGCTGGTGTCAGCGGTGCGCATCATCGAGCGTGAGGAGAGGGTGGACCGCCGCATGCTGGAGCGCAACCGGCAGACCTCCTTCCTCCCTCCGGGACGGCCCAAGCGCTGGAAGAACCGCATGAGCGAGGTGCTCGAGGGCACGGTGAGCGGGCGCATAGAGAGCGCGCAGGCCGAGACGCGACAGTCCGACAAGATGTGGTTAGTGCGCCTGCTGGAGATCACGCGCCGCTACGTGCTGGACGACCTCCTCATCGTCAAGAACCTGGTGGTGCAGTGCTTCCCGCCGCACTACGACACGTTCCACCTGTTCCTGGACCTCTACCACAGAGCCGTATCCGCGCGCGTCCAGGAGCTCGCCGACGACGAACTGGAGCCCAACGAGATCGTGTCTCTGCTCACCTGGGTGCTCAACACATACAAAAG TGTGGAGATGATGGGCCATCCAGATCTGTCCCCCGAGTGTGACGCCAAGCAGTTGGAGCCTCTGCTGCCCGAGGATGTGGTGAACAAGCTGCTCAGCCAATACCTGGCCACCTTCACT TCTAACATCACAGGCTGGCTGCGGAAAGCTCTGGAAACCGATAAGAAGGACTGGCAGAAAGAGACGGAGCCCGAGGCAGATCAGGACGGCTACTACCAGACCACCCTACCTGCCATCGTCTTCCAG ATGTTCGAACAGAACCTGCAGGTGGCGGCTCAGATCAACGAGACGTTTAAAGAGCAGGTCTTGACGCGCTGTCTCAGGCAGATGAACTCCTTCCTTGTCAG GTACCGGGACGAGGCCATCGCTTACAAGGAGGAGCACTTGAAAGATCGTCAGCTTCCACAGTGCTACGTCCAGTACATGATCGCTATCATTAATAACTGCCAGACGTTTAG GGAGTCGATAAATAGTCTGAAACGGAAATACTCGCAGGCGACGGAGCCCAACCAGAACGACGCAGCCATCGAAAAAACCCTGAACGACGTGGCGAAGGAGGGTTGCCAGTTCTTATTAGATGAAGTTTTCCTGGATTTGGAG AATCATCTGAACGAGCTGATGACCCGGAAGTGGTTGACAGGGTCTCATGCAGTGGACACCATCTGTGTGACGGTGGAGGATTACTTCAAcgacttcgccaaaattaaaaagCCGTATAATCAG GAGATGACGACGGAGGCTCACCGGCGCGTGGTGGTGGAGTACCTGAAGGCCGTCATGCAGAAACGCATCACGTTTAAAAACGCAGACGAGAGGAAAGAGGGAGCGGAGAGGATGATCAAAGAGGCCGATCAGTTCAGCTTTCTGTTCAAAAAGCTCTCAGCC GGAGACGACACGGACTGGCTGTGTGGCTCCATCTCTGCCATAGCGGAGGTGTTCAAACTGACCGACCCCACTCTTCTCTTCCTGGAGGTGTCCACGCTGGTCTCCAAATACCCAGATATCAG GGAAGAGCACATCGTGGCCTTGCTGGCGGTTCGAGGCGATGCCAATCGTGACACACGCCAGATGATCATCGAGACGTTGAACCAGAGCAAACCATCCATCTCCCCCAACGCGCTGTCCCTCTTCAGAGAGATCACCGTGCCAACCATCACAGCCATGACGGCTATGGCGGTGCCGAAACTGCTCAAATAA
- the exoc3 gene encoding exocyst complex component 3 isoform X1, whose protein sequence is MFQCFAVIVMEETNREAVATAVQRVAGMLQRSDQLDKVEQYRRREARKKASVEARLKAAIQSQLDGVRTGLTQLHNALCDVKDIQNSLADVSKDWRQSINTIENLKDVKEAVVQHSQLASAVENLKNIFSVPEIVQETRELIERGELLQAHRRLMDLECTRDNLLYEQHRLDSRSAPEPGLIGAYFGEVQGLSDELAKQLWLVLQRALVTVRRDPTMLVSAVRIIEREERVDRRMLERNRQTSFLPPGRPKRWKNRMSEVLEGTVSGRIESAQAETRQSDKMWLVRLLEITRRYVLDDLLIVKNLVVQCFPPHYDTFHLFLDLYHRAVSARVQELADDELEPNEIVSLLTWVLNTYKSVEMMGHPDLSPECDAKQLEPLLPEDVVNKLLSQYLATFTSNITGWLRKALETDKKDWQKETEPEADQDGYYQTTLPAIVFQMFEQNLQVAAQINETFKEQVLTRCLRQMNSFLVRYRDEAIAYKEEHLKDRQLPQCYVQYMIAIINNCQTFRESINSLKRKYSQATEPNQNDAAIEKTLNDVAKEGCQFLLDEVFLDLENHLNELMTRKWLTGSHAVDTICVTVEDYFNDFAKIKKPYNQEMTTEAHRRVVVEYLKAVMQKRITFKNADERKEGAERMIKEADQFSFLFKKLSAGDDTDWLCGSISAIAEVFKLTDPTLLFLEVSTLVSKYPDIREEHIVALLAVRGDANRDTRQMIIETLNQSKPSISPNALSLFREITVPTITAMTAMAVPKLLK, encoded by the exons ATGTTTCAGTGTTTCGCCGTCATAGTGATGGAGGAGACGAACAGAGAGGCCGTAGCTACGGCCGTGCAGAGGGTGGCCGGGATGCTGCAGCGCTCCGACCAGCTGGACAAAGTGGAGCAGTACAGACGCAGAGAGGCGCGTAAGAAGGCGTCTGTAGAGGCCAGACTCAAG GCCGCCATCCAGTCTCAGCTGGACGGAGTACGTACAGGCCTCACGCAGCTGCACAACGCTCTGTGTGACGTCAAGGACATCCAGAACTCGCTGGCTGACGTCAGTAAGGACTGGAGGCAGAGCATCAACACCATCGAGAACCTGAAGGACGTCAAGGAGGCCGTGGTGCAGCACAGTCAGCTAGCGTCCGCAGTGGAGAACCTCAAGAACATCTTCTCAG TGCCAGAGATCGTGCAGGAGACACGTGAGCTGATTGAACGTGGCGAGCTGCTGCAGGCGCACCGTCGGCTCATGGATCTCGAGTGCACGCGTGACAACCTGCTGTACGAGCAGCACCGGCTGGACAGCAGGAGCGCGCCCGAGCCGGGTCTCATCGGAGCCTACTTCGGCGAGGTTCAGGGTCTCTCTGATGAGCTCGCCAAGCAGCTGTGGCTGGTCCTGCAGCGTGCTCTGGTCACCGTCCGGCGCGACCCGACCATGCTGGTGTCAGCGGTGCGCATCATCGAGCGTGAGGAGAGGGTGGACCGCCGCATGCTGGAGCGCAACCGGCAGACCTCCTTCCTCCCTCCGGGACGGCCCAAGCGCTGGAAGAACCGCATGAGCGAGGTGCTCGAGGGCACGGTGAGCGGGCGCATAGAGAGCGCGCAGGCCGAGACGCGACAGTCCGACAAGATGTGGTTAGTGCGCCTGCTGGAGATCACGCGCCGCTACGTGCTGGACGACCTCCTCATCGTCAAGAACCTGGTGGTGCAGTGCTTCCCGCCGCACTACGACACGTTCCACCTGTTCCTGGACCTCTACCACAGAGCCGTATCCGCGCGCGTCCAGGAGCTCGCCGACGACGAACTGGAGCCCAACGAGATCGTGTCTCTGCTCACCTGGGTGCTCAACACATACAAAAG TGTGGAGATGATGGGCCATCCAGATCTGTCCCCCGAGTGTGACGCCAAGCAGTTGGAGCCTCTGCTGCCCGAGGATGTGGTGAACAAGCTGCTCAGCCAATACCTGGCCACCTTCACT TCTAACATCACAGGCTGGCTGCGGAAAGCTCTGGAAACCGATAAGAAGGACTGGCAGAAAGAGACGGAGCCCGAGGCAGATCAGGACGGCTACTACCAGACCACCCTACCTGCCATCGTCTTCCAG ATGTTCGAACAGAACCTGCAGGTGGCGGCTCAGATCAACGAGACGTTTAAAGAGCAGGTCTTGACGCGCTGTCTCAGGCAGATGAACTCCTTCCTTGTCAG GTACCGGGACGAGGCCATCGCTTACAAGGAGGAGCACTTGAAAGATCGTCAGCTTCCACAGTGCTACGTCCAGTACATGATCGCTATCATTAATAACTGCCAGACGTTTAG GGAGTCGATAAATAGTCTGAAACGGAAATACTCGCAGGCGACGGAGCCCAACCAGAACGACGCAGCCATCGAAAAAACCCTGAACGACGTGGCGAAGGAGGGTTGCCAGTTCTTATTAGATGAAGTTTTCCTGGATTTGGAG AATCATCTGAACGAGCTGATGACCCGGAAGTGGTTGACAGGGTCTCATGCAGTGGACACCATCTGTGTGACGGTGGAGGATTACTTCAAcgacttcgccaaaattaaaaagCCGTATAATCAG GAGATGACGACGGAGGCTCACCGGCGCGTGGTGGTGGAGTACCTGAAGGCCGTCATGCAGAAACGCATCACGTTTAAAAACGCAGACGAGAGGAAAGAGGGAGCGGAGAGGATGATCAAAGAGGCCGATCAGTTCAGCTTTCTGTTCAAAAAGCTCTCAGCC GGAGACGACACGGACTGGCTGTGTGGCTCCATCTCTGCCATAGCGGAGGTGTTCAAACTGACCGACCCCACTCTTCTCTTCCTGGAGGTGTCCACGCTGGTCTCCAAATACCCAGATATCAG GGAAGAGCACATCGTGGCCTTGCTGGCGGTTCGAGGCGATGCCAATCGTGACACACGCCAGATGATCATCGAGACGTTGAACCAGAGCAAACCATCCATCTCCCCCAACGCGCTGTCCCTCTTCAGAGAGATCACCGTGCCAACCATCACAGCCATGACGGCTATGGCGGTGCCGAAACTGCTCAAATAA